The following proteins come from a genomic window of Misgurnus anguillicaudatus chromosome 10, ASM2758022v2, whole genome shotgun sequence:
- the LOC129448047 gene encoding uncharacterized protein, whose product MHKKMKTNSLKTEKLSRKKKTPKRRENVNVSNGDAINISSDKTNTSPHTQDCIMDVSTEVTNKRHDSGELEALGVLTVPSQHEEVLSGKQLKINLQPLDFRSIGPKTEPDCLPLNPPNIEIKTEPDVYEALQRESDLSVKEENEDDWKEIKQEPSDENSLDGFEQEINTASSSQILPCPHCSVTFTEFSHLDKHIKWSHRSEYLAWVKYHKVYSCSKISSGMLCCSSCHFRFFSQRQLESHMRKIHLPRPKPTKKRYTCPQCDRSFDYIRNLQNHCRRCHGLATVAKDGHVNCAKCGKSFDGVWGVGPHRCHDPDEDKKLEAGADGPVCTDRGYLCKVCGKNFPRLQSLTIHQRTHTGEKPFACQECDHKFGDRGSLRKHKLVHSGVKPYKCPECDKDFSRMSHLTCHLRTHTGERPYPCLQCGMKFSHRSTVRIHMRVHSKEKSFSCPDCGKAFAAPKYVEIHRKIHNPHTMLQCNVCGKAFSREDVLRKHLRIHSGERPYHCDICGKRFNRIQHLKIHQRTHTGEKPYRCEQCGTSYSQSGDLTRHMRTHTGEKPFACSECDRRFNNSGDLGKHMRTHTGQRPYLCTECGKRFLMPQHLKSHIRTHTGERPYICPRCPRTFSRSHHLSQHMEKHLV is encoded by the exons ATGCACAAGAAGATGAAAACTAATTCGTTAAAGACagaaaaattatccagaaaaaagaaaacacccAAACGACGGGAAAATGTTAATGTCTCAAATGGCGATGCCATCAACATTTCCTCAGataaaaccaatacatcacCTCACACACAGGACTGTATTATGGACGTCTCTACTGAGGTTACAAACAAAAGACATGATTCAGGAGAACTGGAAGCTTTGGGAGTCCTAACAGTGCCATCTCAGCACGAGGAGGTGTTATCTGGAAAACAGCTCAAAATAAATCTGCAACCTCTTGATTTTAGATCCATCGGTCCAAAGACAGAACCAGATTGTCTTCCCTTAAATCCACCAAACATTGAGATCAAAACTGAGCCCGATGTTTATGAAGCATTGCAAAGAGAGTCTGACCTGAGTGTAAAGGAGGAAAATGAAGACGACTGGAAAGAGATCAAGCAGGAACCATCAGATGAAAACTCTTTGGACGGTTTTGAGCAGGAGATAAACACTG CTTCCTCTTCTCAGATTTTGCCCTGTCCCCATTGCTCCGTGACTTTTACAGAATTCTCCCACCTTGACAAGCATATCAAATGGTCTCATCGAAGTGAATACCTGGCCTGGGTGAAATACCATAAAGTATACAGTTGCTCTAAAATATCCTCCGGGATGCTCTGTTGCTCCTCGTGCCACTTCCGTTTCTTCTCTCAGAGGCAGCTGGAGTCACACATGCGCAAGATCCATCTCCCCAGGCCCAAACCCACCAAAAAGCGCTACACCTGCCCGCAGTGCGATCGCAGCTTCGATTACATTCGTAATCTGCAAAATCATTGCCGCCGGTGTCACGGCTTAGCCACCGTGGCTAAAGACGGACACGTAAACTGTGCTAAATGTGGGAAAAGCTTTGATGGAGTGTGGGGTGTCGGACCGCATCGCTGCCACGATCCAGACGAGGACAAAAAACTGGAGGCTGGAGCAGATGGACCCGTATGCACCGACCGTGGGTATTTGTGCAAAGTCTGCGGGAAGAACTTTCCAAGACTTCAATCTTTGACCATACACCAGCGCACTCACACCGGCGAGAAGCCGTTTGCCTGTCAAGAGTGTGACCATAAGTTTGGTGACCGGGGAAGCCTGCGGAAACACAAGTTGGTCCATTCAGGGGTCAAGCCCTATAAATGCCCCGAATGTGATAAAGACTTCTCCAGGATGAGTCACCTCACCTGTCATCTACGCACACATACGGGGGAAAGACCCTACCCGTGCCTCCAGTGCGGGATGAAATTCAGCCACAGGTCAACGGTCCGCATCCACATGCGGGTTCACTCGAAGGAAAAATCGTTTTCTTGCCCCGACTGCGGAAAAGCTTTTGCAGCTCCGAAGTATGTGGAGATCCACCGGAAAATTCACAACCCCCATACCATGCTTCAGTGCAACGTGTGTGGCAAGGCGTTTTCACGGGAAGACGTGTTGAGGAAACATCTCCGCATCCACTCGGGAGAACGGCCGTACCACTGCGATATTTGTGGCAAACGCTTCAACCGCATCCAGCACCTGAAAATCCACCAGCGCAcgcacactggagaaaaaccttaccgTTGTGAGCAGTGCGGCACCAGCTACTCCCAGTCTGGCGATCTGACCAGACACATGAGAACacacacaggagaaaaacccttcGCTTGTTCTGAGTGTGACCGTCGCTTTAACAACTCGGGCGACCTGGGCAAGCACATGCGTACCCACACGGGCCAAAGGCCCTACCTGTGTACAGAATGTGGGAAACGATTTCTCATGCCCCAGCACCTGAAATCACACATCCGGACACACACTGGAGAGAGACCGTATATCTGCCCGCGATGTCCGCGCACTTTCAGTCGATCACACCACTTGTCCCAACACATGGAAAAGCACCTTGTGTAA